Proteins co-encoded in one Echeneis naucrates chromosome 22, fEcheNa1.1, whole genome shotgun sequence genomic window:
- the mboat2a gene encoding membrane-bound O-acyltransferase domain-containing protein 2 isoform X1, which yields MATQTTASCTGSTLLQPISEIINLPLDQVNFVACQLFALLMAVWFRLYLHPSKTSPFIRHVVATLLGFYLALFCFGWYSLHFLMQSGLSYSVMVFAGLEHMHKYCFIVTLGYLILCQITRVYVFDYGMYSADFTGPMMVITQKITSLAFEIHDGLTKREGQLTPSQKYLAISRMPSLLEYLSYNCNFMGILAGPTCSYNDYMAFIEGTGYQPRHQENANGKENGKYKQSEPSPKNDVISKLCTCAISLFIYLSLCKLLPVERSINDDFVNNTPFHLQVIYLYLAMLALRPKYYFVWTLADAINNAAGFGFNGYNKDGSPRWDLISNLRILDIEFATSFKLFLDNWNIQTALWLKRVCYERCPINPTAATFLLSAMWHGVYPGYYLTFLTGIVMTMAARAVRHNIRPYFLVSDSHKRIYDVITWACTQVAISYTVVPFVLLAVGPSFKFYRSWYFCLHLLCLLVVVALPVKSRRRQAKAQQDGLQKDSLQENQTEHNSTDNNCNQKDKAT from the exons GTTAACTTTGTCGCATGTCAGCTGTTTGCTCTGCTGATGGCTGTGTGGTTTCGGCTCTACCTCCACCCTAGTAAGACCAGTCCCTTCATCAGACATGTGGTGGCCACTCTGCTGGGCTTCTACTTGGCTCTCTTCTGCTTTGGCTG GTACTCCCTTCATTTCCTGATGCAAAGTGGTCTGTCCTACAGTGTGATGGTCTTCGCTGGCCTGGAACACATGCACAA GTACTGCTTCATTGTGACACTTGGCTATCTGATCTTGTGTCAGATCACTCGAGTTTATGTGTTTGACTATGGCATGTACTCTGCAGACTTTACAGG GCCCATGATGGTTATAACACAGAAGATCACCAGCTTGGCATTTGAAATACATGATG GATTGACAAAGCGGGAGGGGCAGCTGACTCCCAGTCAGAAATACCTAGCTATCAG CCGGATGCCCAGCTTGCTGGAGTACCTGAGCTACAACTGTAACTTCATGGGCATTCTGGCAGGGCCCACCTGCTCCTACAACGACTACATGGCTTTCATTGAAGGCACGGGCTACCAGCCACGCCACCAGGAGAATGCCAACGGCAAGGAGAATGGGAAGTACAAGCAAAGTGAACCTTCACCCAAG AATGACGTCATCTCCAAGCTGTGCACGTGCGCCATCTCACTTTtcatctatctgtctctgtgcaaACTGCTCCCAGTGGAGCGCTCCATAAATGATGACTTTGTCAACAACACACCGTTCCATCTTCAAGTCATTTACCTGTACCTGGCCATGCTGGCACTGAGGCCAAAGTACTACTTTGTCTGGACACTTG CTGATGCTATCAACAATGCTGCCGGATTTGGCTTCAATGGATACAACAAAGATGGCTCCCCGCGGTGGGACCTCATATCAAATCTTAGAATCCTGGATATTGAG TTTGCCACTAGTTTCAAGTTGTTCCTAGACAACTGGAATATCCAGACAGCTCTTTGGCTCAAAAG GGTATGCTATGAGCGCTGTCCAATCAACCCCACTGCTGCCACCTTCCTGCTCTCAGCCATGTGGCATGGGGTGTACCCCGGCTACTACCTGACCTTCCTCACTGGCATTGTCATGACCATGGCTGCACGTGCA GTAAGGCACAACATCAGACCGTACTTCCTGGTGTCTGACTCGCACAAGCGTATCTATGATGTCATCACGTGGGCATGTACTCAGGTTGCCATTAGCTACACAGTGGTGCCATTTGTCCTACTTGCTGTGGGACCCTCATTCAAATTCTACAG GTCATGGTACTTCTGCTTACACCttctgtgtctgctggtggtcGTGGCCCTGCCTGTCAAATCAAGGCGCCGGCAGGCTAAAGCGCAGCAGGACGGCCTACAGAAGGACAGCCTACAGGAAAACCAGACAGagcacaacagcacagacaACAACTGCAACCAGAAAGACAAAGCCACATGA